Part of the Clostridium sporogenes genome, ACCTCAAAAATAGTAAATAACCATGAAGAATTACGTACTTCCTTTGATGAAGAGGGAAACTTAGGTTATTGGGAAAGTATGAGTCCTTCCTTTACTATATTTCATAAGGATGATGAGAGTTTTAGCAACATTTGGACAGAGTATTCTGATGATTTTAAAACATTTTATAATAATTGCCTTCAGGATATAGAAAAATACAGTAATGTAAAGGAGATTTTTGCAAAAGAAAATCAGCCTAAAAATACTTTTCCTGTTTCTTGTGTTCCTTGGTTTAGTTTTACTGGAGCCAATCTTAATGTTTATCCAGATGGAGAATATCCATATCTTTTGCCCATAACCACCTATGGTAAATATTTTGCACAGAGTGCTAAAGACCTAATACCTATTTCTCTGCAGATGCATCATGCAGTTTGTGATGGTTATCATATAACTAGATTTTTAAATGAATTACAAGCTATGGCACATAATTTTAAAGAGTGGCTAATAATTAAATAAGCAGAAAAACAAAGGGGCGGTTCATAAAAAACTATTATAAAATTAGAAAAAATAAGGGGTTTTTCATGAAAATTTATTATAAACTAAAGATGAGATTGTTTCAAAATAGCTTTAATTTTAAAACCGTAAATATAAATAATACATTCATAAAACAATTCATTTTGCTAAGTAGTTCTAAATTTGACTCCATTAGAAATTTTTTACCCAGTAAAAGAGGCAACCTCCTCTGGCTTTACTACTGGCTCCTCACGTCCTGTGAGGAATTACAAAAAATTTTAATTCCATCAAATTAAGAACTACTAAAGCTCATTTATATGTTTATTACATGTATTATTTATATTTACTATATTAAAATTAAAGCTATTTTTATTTTGAGATACCCTTATATCATTTTAAAAGCACTATGGATTAATAATTTTTAGATGATAGGGCTTTTTTTATAGATTTAGTTACCAAATAGGCGATTATTCCAACAATTAAATAAATTAAGTTATATATAAAGGCGGACTCATTCATATAAACAAACATTAATATTATAAAATCTAATATAGATACTCCAATGGATAAAAATATATTTGTATTATTTATAGCACATAATATTCCTTGTATTAAAAATAATATAGGAAATAAAAAAATTAATGAAATAATAAATATACCTTTAAAATCTATGCCATTGAAATCAAGCATATTTTGAAATGAAACTATGGTTATTATAGTCATAAAGAATGCAGGAAATATTAAAGTAACTATTTTTCTCTTTTTCATTATATTAAATCCTTTCTTTATAATATCTAAAAATTCCTACTGAATTATAGAT contains:
- the catA gene encoding type A chloramphenicol O-acetyltransferase; the encoded protein is MKFNFIDKENWSRKPYFDYYMNNIKCTYSMTANIEITDLLMQVKRNNIKLYPILIYMTSKIVNNHEELRTSFDEEGNLGYWESMSPSFTIFHKDDESFSNIWTEYSDDFKTFYNNCLQDIEKYSNVKEIFAKENQPKNTFPVSCVPWFSFTGANLNVYPDGEYPYLLPITTYGKYFAQSAKDLIPISLQMHHAVCDGYHITRFLNELQAMAHNFKEWLIIK